Proteins from a single region of Candidatus Cloacimonadota bacterium:
- a CDS encoding iron-sulfur cluster assembly scaffold protein, whose translation MAIKYSEKVIEHFKHPKNIGQIENPDAQATEGSPSCGDQLSIYLKVNPETNVINDIKFESYGCASNIATASIITELAKGKTIEEAKNISWKKAADDLGGLPPVKMHCSVLSVDALRSAIKNYEEKHLGKHFDNSLSKKNIEKELNKIIYGKVGVDIITLKMVKYIGIREANKVIIEIEIAKDDPFFNEINDEIQERLEKFPNIEKIVVASVLEVF comes from the coding sequence ATGGCAATCAAGTATTCTGAAAAAGTTATCGAGCATTTTAAACATCCGAAAAACATAGGTCAAATAGAAAATCCAGACGCACAAGCAACAGAGGGAAGCCCATCCTGTGGAGATCAGCTTTCAATTTATCTAAAAGTTAATCCTGAAACAAATGTAATCAATGACATAAAATTTGAGTCTTATGGATGTGCCTCGAACATTGCAACCGCATCCATAATCACAGAATTAGCTAAAGGAAAAACCATTGAGGAAGCGAAAAATATCAGCTGGAAAAAAGCGGCTGATGATTTGGGAGGATTACCACCTGTAAAAATGCACTGCTCCGTATTGTCCGTGGATGCATTGCGATCTGCAATTAAAAATTACGAAGAGAAGCATCTTGGAAAACATTTTGATAATTCATTGAGCAAGAAAAACATTGAAAAAGAATTGAATAAAATTATCTATGGAAAAGTGGGTGTGGATATTATCACTCTGAAGATGGTGAAGTATATTGGTATTCGAGAAGCCAACAAGGTAATTATTGAGATTGAAATCGCTAAGGACGACCCATTCTTCAATGAAATAAATGACGAAATTCAAGAGCGATTAGAGAAATTTCCAAATATAGAGAAAATTGTAGTGGCAAGTGTGTTGGAGGTATTTTAA